The genomic window GATCCCGGCGCCCTGCGTGAGCGCCCAGACGCGCTGGGGCTGCAGCCGGGACAGCTGCCAGGGCTGCGGCGTCGTCGCGGAGGTCGTCCGCACGCACTCGCGGGTCGCCGCCCGGGCGCCGGGCCCCGGGAGCAGGACCGGCGCCAGCACGAGCAGTGGCACGAGGGCGGCGGCGGCACGCCGGGAGCGCACGGGACCTCCGTCTGTCGGGGTGGGCGGCGTCAGGAGGGCAGCGTACGCACCTGGCGGGCCTGCGCCACGCGGGCGGCCAGGGCGTCGTCCGCCGGGTAGTCCACCCGCTCGAGCACGAGGCCGTGCGGCGGCGCCACGTTGACGGCGGAGTCGCGGGCGCGGGCCCGCAGCACGTCCCCGAGCCAGGCGGGGGGGCGCCGCCCGTCCCCCACGGGGAGCAGGGCCCCGACGAGCGAGCGGACCATCGAGTGGCAGAAGGCGTCAGCCTGCACCGTCGCCACCGCGCGCCCCGCCTCGTCGCGCGCCCAGTCGAGCCGCAGCAGCGTGCGGATGGTGGTCGCGCCCTCCCGCCGCCGGCAGAACGCCGCGAAGTCGTGCTCCCCGAGCAGCAGTCGGCTGCCCTCGCCGAGCAGGCCGAGGTCGAGCCGCCGGGGGTGGGCGAGGACCCAGGCGCGCTCGAGCGGGTCAGCACCCGCCAGGTCGTCGCGGACGCGGTACGCGTAGGTCCGGCTCGTCGCCGCGAAGCGGGCGTCGAAGCCGGGCGGGGCCGGTGCGGCCCCGTGCACGCGCACGTCGGGCGGGAGCAGCCCGGCCAGGCGGCGCACGGCGGAGGCGGCGCTCGCCTCCCACGCCGTACGCGGGACGTCGGCGTGCGCGACCTGCCCCCGGGCGTGCACGCCGGCATCGGTCCGGCCGGCCACGGTCACCGCGACGTCGCAGCGCCACAGGTGCGCGAGCGCCTCCTCGAGCGTGCCCTGGACGGTCCGCAGCCCGGGCTGGCGCGCCCAGCCCGCGAAGGCGGTGCCGTCGTAGCCGAGGTCGAGCCGCACCCGCACGGCGCCGTCAGCGTCCGCCACCGGCACGCCGACGGGCCCGGCCCCCCCGCTGGGGGGACCGGGCCCGTCGTCGCTCTGCTGCACTGCGGGAGGCGCTGGCTCAGGCCTTGTCGTCGTCGCCCTCGGCCTGCGACTCCTCGGACGCGCCCTCGGTCTGCGCCGAGGCGCCCTCCTCGGCGGCCTGGTCGCCACCCTCGGGGGCGGACTCGTCGGACGCGGAGGCGTCCTCGGCAGCACCCTCGGACGCCGTGATCGGCGCGACCTGCTCCTCCGCGGGCACCTGGGCGCCCTCGGTCGCGGCGGTCTCCTCGGCGGCCTCGGACGCCGCGGGGGCGGCCGCGGCCTGCTCCTTCACCGAGCGGCGCGTGGCGGCCTCGGCCTCGCCGACGGCCTGCTGGCTGACGGTCAGCGACTCGACGAGCTCGATGACGGCCATGGGGGCGTTGTCCCCGGAGCGCGGGCCGAGCTTCACGATGCGGGTGTAGCCGCCCGGACGGTTCGCGAAGCGCGGGCCGATCTCGGTGAAGAGCGCGTGCACCACGCCCTTGTCGCGGATGACCGTCGCGACCTCGCGGCGGGCCGCGAGGTCACCCTTCTTCGCGAACGTGATGAGCTTCTCCGCGTACGGGCGCAGGCGCTTGGCCTTCGCCTCCGTCGTGCGGATCCGCCCGTGCTCGAAGAGCGCGGTGGCGAGGTTGGCCAGGAGGGCCTTCTCCTGCGCGGGACCGCCGCCGAGGCGCGGGCCCTTCGTGGGCGTGGGCATCGTGGGTCGTTCCTGTCCGTGTGGTGTCGCTGGTGGTCTCGGGTGGGGCGTCGAGGACGGGGGCCGGCGCGCCGGCCCCCGTCACTGCGGCGTCAGTACTGCTCGTCCTCGGCGTAGGTCGCGTCGTCGTCGCCGCCGAACTCGACCACGCTGCTCGGGTCGAACCCGGGCGGGCTGTCCTTGAGCGAGAGGCCGAGGCTCTGCAGCTTGACCTTGACCTCGTCGATCGACTTCGCGCCGAAGTTGCGGATGTCGAGCAGGTCGGCCTCGCTGCGGCTCATGAGCTCACCCACGGTGTGGATGCCCTCGCGCTTGAGGCAGTTGTAGGAGCGGACCGTGAGGTCGAGCTCCTCGATCGGCATCGAGAGGTTCTCGGCGAAGGCCTGGTCCTGCGGGGACGGGCCCATGTCGATGCCCTCGGCCTCGACGTTGAGCTC from Motilibacter rhizosphaerae includes these protein-coding regions:
- the truA gene encoding tRNA pseudouridine(38-40) synthase TruA, which encodes MADADGAVRVRLDLGYDGTAFAGWARQPGLRTVQGTLEEALAHLWRCDVAVTVAGRTDAGVHARGQVAHADVPRTAWEASAASAVRRLAGLLPPDVRVHGAAPAPPGFDARFAATSRTYAYRVRDDLAGADPLERAWVLAHPRRLDLGLLGEGSRLLLGEHDFAAFCRRREGATTIRTLLRLDWARDEAGRAVATVQADAFCHSMVRSLVGALLPVGDGRRPPAWLGDVLRARARDSAVNVAPPHGLVLERVDYPADDALAARVAQARQVRTLPS
- the rplQ gene encoding 50S ribosomal protein L17 yields the protein MPTPTKGPRLGGGPAQEKALLANLATALFEHGRIRTTEAKAKRLRPYAEKLITFAKKGDLAARREVATVIRDKGVVHALFTEIGPRFANRPGGYTRIVKLGPRSGDNAPMAVIELVESLTVSQQAVGEAEAATRRSVKEQAAAAPAASEAAEETAATEGAQVPAEEQVAPITASEGAAEDASASDESAPEGGDQAAEEGASAQTEGASEESQAEGDDDKA